DNA sequence from the Dictyoglomus sp. NZ13-RE01 genome:
TTAGTAAGTATTTTGCAGTTTCTTGCTGAGTAATCTTACTTAGGTCTTGGGATATAGCTACATTTCCCGTAAAATAGCTTCCCTTTGGAAGAATCCTTTTTATCTCCTTTACAGCCTTTTCAGTAGTTGGACTTTGGGAAGATTCTCTAAAGTCTATTTTTATAAATGTATATCCATCCTTTATAAATTTTTCCTTTACATTTTTATCCCAGAAGTAATCAGGAAGAAAAATATCTTGAAAGTCTGATATCCATGATACCTTTGAGACTCCTTCTATTTTTGATATCTCCTTTTTTAATTTATCTACCTCTTCAGCATCCTTAAAAGGAAGTAATATGTAGGCTTCTTCACCTAATTTAAAAACATTTCTCAAGATATTTAGAGCTTTTACAGAGGAAAGGTCCTTAGGTAGAAGAGAGTATAAATCATAATTAACTTTTAAGAATGAGTTCAGATAAAGGGAAAGAATAAAAACTATGATAGCTAAAATAAGAATAAGTCTTGAATGTCTAAAGGCAAAAAAGTATAGCTCCCTCATCCTTTCACCTTCCTTCGATGGACGAATTTAATATTTTTTCAGTGAGAGCATAAATGGTGTTTAAAATTTCTTGAATATCTTTTGGCTTTTGGTTTTCTGAATTTTGGTGCAATATTCCATAAACTCCATATAAGATAAAAGTGGCTATTTTTTTACTATCAATATTTTTATCCTTCTTAAACTTATCAATAAGTTCAGAGAAAGGTTGTATAAGCCCATCAAGAATTTTGAAGGCAATCTTTACTCTCAAAGGAAAGTATTGGGGAGTAAAATAAATGTGAGAAATAGATTTAAGATCTTCAAAAGCCTTTATAACCTCATTTACTATGTTATTATATTTTTCAGATAGAGAAAGATTTTCATCTTGGAAGATTTTAGAAAGTTTCTGTATATAATTTTCCACATAATACTGTATTGCGGA
Encoded proteins:
- a CDS encoding TetR family transcriptional regulator produces the protein MRISKEPDIRKKELIETALKLFLDKGYEKTSIRDILREVKGSPGMFYYYFSSKEEIFESAIQYYVENYIQKLSKIFQDENLSLSEKYNNIVNEVIKAFEDLKSISHIYFTPQYFPLRVKIAFKILDGLIQPFSELIDKFKKDKNIDSKKIATFILYGVYGILHQNSENQKPKDIQEILNTIYALTEKILNSSIEGR